In Seriola aureovittata isolate HTS-2021-v1 ecotype China chromosome 24, ASM2101889v1, whole genome shotgun sequence, the following proteins share a genomic window:
- the LOC130165253 gene encoding protein FAM117B-like: protein ALCSFILLLVSRHRVQLWPSQGAIAGAHLTGPWPQDDSQHQHVPYMRDKATQTPRAWADERRRGSHKRSASCGSTDQLKEIAKLRQQLQRSKRSSRHRRDKDRKSPFNGSHTIIQSQSPMPKTILIPIPISKSSAPRFRNSVEGLNQEIERIIIRDTPEKDETIVPQDVPDGHRAPPPVPPQRSSSTRSIDTQTPSGGGLSGNHSNCSSRPDSISPSYLTVLNDTGGGSPYEEKELGPCSPLPKYAASPRPNNSYMFKREPPEGCEKVKVIEESMPKPLQEIPPFLCPDRNKVNFIPNSGSAFCLVSILKPLLPAPDLNFRPGVGLRSLSPSLVPLSTQPCLLEEPESF from the exons gctctctgctctttcattcTCCTCTTGGTCTCCCGCCATCGCGTCCAGCTGTGGCCCTCACAGGGCGCGATCGCTGGCGCTCACCTGACAGGTCCCTGGCCTCAGGACGACAGCCAGCACCAACACGTTCCCTACATGAGGGACAAAGCGAcgcag acccCCAGGGCCTGGgcagatgagaggaggaggggctcTCACAAACGCTCGGCCTCCTGTGGGAGCACCGACCAGCTCAAGGAG ATTGCCAAATTGCGTCAGCAGCTTCAGCGCAGCAAACGCAGCAGCCGCCATCGGAGGGATAAAGACCGCAAGTCCCCGTTCAATGGCAGCCACACCATCATCCAGTCGCAG tccCCGATGCCCAAGACCATTCTGATACCCATCCCTATATCCAAGTCATCGGCGCCTCGCTTCCGCAACAGCGTGGAGGGTCTCAACCAGGAGATCGAACGCATCATCATCCGGGACACCCCCGAGAAGGACGAGACCATCGTT ccaCAGGATGTCCCAGATGGGCACCGCGCACCCCCACCTGTCCCCCCGcagcgcagcagcagcacccgCAGTATCGACACACAGACACCCTCAGGGGGCGGCTTGAGTGGTAACCATAGCAACTGCAGTAGCCGCCCAGACTCCATCTCGCCCTCCTACCTCACCGTCCTCAACGACACGGGTGGAGGCAGCCCCTACGAGGAGAAAG AGCTGGGCCCCTGCTCCCCGCTGCCTAAATACGCTGCCTCTCCCAGACCCAACAACAGCTACATGTTCAAGAGAGAACCTCCAGAGGGCTGCGAGAAGGTCAAAGTGATCGAGGAGTCCAT GCCCAAACCTCTGCAGGAGATCCCTCCCTTCCTGTGTCCCGACCGCAACAAGGTCAACTTCATCCCCAACAGCGGCTCTGCCTTCTGCCTTGTCAGCATCCTCAAGCCCTTACTCCCCGCCCCGGACCTCAACTTCCGCCCCGGGGTGGGTCTGCGAAGCCTGTCCCCGTCCCTCGTGCCTCTGTCCACCCAGCCCTGCCTCCTGGAGGAGCCCGAGAGTTTCTGA